A genomic region of Podarcis raffonei isolate rPodRaf1 chromosome 13, rPodRaf1.pri, whole genome shotgun sequence contains the following coding sequences:
- the WNT3 gene encoding proto-oncogene Wnt-3 — protein MDYHVLGLILAFLLGDANVLAGYPIWWSLALGQQYTSLGSQPILCGSIPGLVPKQLRFCRNYIEIMPSVAEGVKLGIQECQHQFRGRRWNCTTIDDSLAIFGPVLDKATRESAFVHAIASAGVAFAVTRSCAEGTSTICGCDSHHKGPPGEGWKWGGCSEDADFGVLVSREFADARENRPDARSAMNRHNNEAGRTTILDHMHLKCKCHGLSGSCEVKTCWWAQPDFRAIGDYLKDKYDSASEMVVEKHRESRGWVETLRAKYALFKPPTERDLVYYENSPNFCEPNPETGSFGTRDRMCNVTSHGIDGCDLLCCGRGHNTRTEKRKEKCHCIFHWCCYVSCQECIRVYDVHTCK, from the exons GTCCCTCGCATTAGGCCAGCAATATACCTCGTTGGGCTCCCAGCCGATCCTGTGCGGTTCCATTCCTGGCTTAGTGCCCAAGCAGCTCCGGTTCTGCCGCAACTACATCGAGATCATGCCCAGCGTGGCTGAGGGCGTGAAGCTAGGAATCCAGGAATGCCAGCACCAGTTCCGGGGGCGCCGTTGGAACTGCACCACCATTGATGACAGCTTGGCCATTTTCGGGCCTGTTCTCGATAAAG CCACGCGAGAATCTGCCTTTGTCCACGCCATCGCCTCAGCCGGCGTGGCCTTTGCCGTCACTCGCTCCTGCGCTGAAGGCACGTCCACCATCTGCGGTTGCGACTCGCATCACAAGGGGCCACCGGGCGAAGGTTGGAAGTGGGGAGGCTGCAGCGAGGACGCCGACTTTGGCGTGCTGGTTTCGCGGGAGTTTGCCGACGCCCGGGAAAATCGCCCGGATGCCCGCTCCGCCATGAACAGGCACAATAATGAAGCTGGGAGAACA ACGATCTTGGACCACATGCACCTGAAATGTAAGTGCCACGGGCTGTCGGGCAGCTGCGAGGTCAAAACATGCTGGTGGGCCCAGCCGGATTTCCGCGCCATTGGGGACTACTTGAAGGACAAATACGACAGCGCTTCAGAGATGGTGGTGGAGAAACACCGGGAGTCTCGCGGGTGGGTGGAGACGCTGCGTGCGAAATACGCCCTCTTCAAGCCGCCGACGGAGCGCGACTTGGTCTACTACGAGAACTCGCCCAACTTCTGCGAGCCCAACCCTGAGACCGGCTCGTTCGGCACCCGAGACAGGATGTGCAACGTGACCTCGCACGGGATCGACGGGTGCGACTTGCTCTGCTGCGGCCGCGGCCACAACACCCGGacggagaagaggaaggaaaagtgTCATTGCATCTTCCACTGGTGCTGCTATGTCAGCTGCCAGGAATGCATCCGAGTTTATGATGTCCACACGTGCAAATAA